A region of Syngnathoides biaculeatus isolate LvHL_M chromosome 20, ASM1980259v1, whole genome shotgun sequence DNA encodes the following proteins:
- the LOC133493613 gene encoding protein FAM180A isoform X2 — protein sequence MASRCERGAARRHETAADQKMNDASRWPPTRSCWFCSSSARRPRSALYPAPLHPKWATPRLPSPSLQKSAEDVELPFERAHWNALLSGAEIRGEDPLIIPDAELASLRRARSLELLCDGVLPETLPEVLRLSAGPDRCRRPASATDFERTVLTLVYAAQTAARAERRRAWAGSLVRLFRAVRKDLGPSATAKDRSGWK from the exons ATGGCTTCCAGATGCGAGCGCGGTGCGGCGAGGCGACACGAGACCGCGGCCGACCAGAAGATGAACGACGCGTCCCGATGGCCTCCGACGCGCTCCTGCTGGTTTTGCTCATCTTCGGCCCGGCGGCCCCGCTCGG CTTTGTACCCGGCGCCGTTGCATCCGAAGTGGGCAACGCCGCGGCTGCCGTCTCCTTCCTTGCAGAAATCCGCGGAGGACGTGGAGCTTCCGTTTGAG CGCGCGCATTGGAACGCACTGTTGTCCGGCGCGGAGATCCGAGGAGAGGATCCGCTCATCATCCCCGACGCGGAGCTGGCGTCCCTCCGGCGGGCTCGGTCGCTGGAGCTCCTCTGCGACGGCGTCCTCCCCGAGACCCTCCCGGAGGTTCTCCGTCTGTCCGCCGGGCCGGACCGATGCCGCCGCCCCGCGAGCGCGACGGACTTTGAGAGGACCGTGCTGACGCTGGTGTACGCCGCCCAGACGGCAGCGAGGGCGGAGAGGCGCCGGGCCTGGGCCGGTTCCCTCGTCCGCCTCTTTCGGGCCGTACGGAAGGACCTCGGGCCCTCGGCGACAG CCAAAGACCGATCGGGGTGGAAATGA
- the LOC133493613 gene encoding protein FAM180A isoform X1, which produces MASRCERGAARRHETAADQKMNDASRWPPTRSCWFCSSSARRPRSALYPAPLHPKWATPRLPSPSLQKSAEDVELPFERAHWNALLSGAEIRGEDPLIIPDAELASLRRARSLELLCDGVLPETLPEVLRLSAGPDRCRRPASATDFERTVLTLVYAAQTAARAERRRAWAGSLVRLFRAVRKDLGPSATGFPVQFVNRSLQWTGIYFIFFF; this is translated from the exons ATGGCTTCCAGATGCGAGCGCGGTGCGGCGAGGCGACACGAGACCGCGGCCGACCAGAAGATGAACGACGCGTCCCGATGGCCTCCGACGCGCTCCTGCTGGTTTTGCTCATCTTCGGCCCGGCGGCCCCGCTCGG CTTTGTACCCGGCGCCGTTGCATCCGAAGTGGGCAACGCCGCGGCTGCCGTCTCCTTCCTTGCAGAAATCCGCGGAGGACGTGGAGCTTCCGTTTGAG CGCGCGCATTGGAACGCACTGTTGTCCGGCGCGGAGATCCGAGGAGAGGATCCGCTCATCATCCCCGACGCGGAGCTGGCGTCCCTCCGGCGGGCTCGGTCGCTGGAGCTCCTCTGCGACGGCGTCCTCCCCGAGACCCTCCCGGAGGTTCTCCGTCTGTCCGCCGGGCCGGACCGATGCCGCCGCCCCGCGAGCGCGACGGACTTTGAGAGGACCGTGCTGACGCTGGTGTACGCCGCCCAGACGGCAGCGAGGGCGGAGAGGCGCCGGGCCTGGGCCGGTTCCCTCGTCCGCCTCTTTCGGGCCGTACGGAAGGACCTCGGGCCCTCGGCGACAGGTTTTCCTGTTCAATTTGTCAATCGCTCACTCCAGTGGACagggatttattttattttttttttttaa
- the mtpn gene encoding myotrophin isoform X2, whose amino-acid sequence MAGHLRHAAVSIVSNLCLHTAKAEEVNRTLDAGRKPLHYACDFGQTPVVKFLISKGADVDAPDKHGLTPLFSACVEGHVDCVKVLLEKGADKYQLDPDGKTLIESVTDEAIKALLK is encoded by the exons atggctgggcaTCTTCGTCATGCAGCGGTATCCATAGtgagcaacctgtgtctccacacggctaag GCTGAAGAGGTCAACCGGACCCTGGACGCCGGCAGGAAGCCCCTGCACTACGCCTGCGACTTTGGCCAGACCCCGGTCGTGAAGTTCCTCATCTCCAAGGGTGCAGATGTCGAC GCCCCTGACAAACATGGCCTGACCCCACTCTTCTCTGCTTGCGTCGAGGGCCACGTTGACTGTGTCAAGGTCTTGCTGGAAAAG GGCGCCGACAAGTATCAGCTCGATCCGGACGGCAAGACATTAATCGAGTCGGTCACCGACGAAGCCATCAAGGCGCTTCTCAAGTGA
- the mtpn gene encoding myotrophin isoform X1: MGDKHLTWALKTGDMEVIESMLGTAEEVNRTLDAGRKPLHYACDFGQTPVVKFLISKGADVDAPDKHGLTPLFSACVEGHVDCVKVLLEKGADKYQLDPDGKTLIESVTDEAIKALLK, encoded by the exons ATGGGCGACAAACATTTGACTTGGGCGCTGAAGACCGGCGACATGGAGGTGATCGAATCCATGCTGGGGACG GCTGAAGAGGTCAACCGGACCCTGGACGCCGGCAGGAAGCCCCTGCACTACGCCTGCGACTTTGGCCAGACCCCGGTCGTGAAGTTCCTCATCTCCAAGGGTGCAGATGTCGAC GCCCCTGACAAACATGGCCTGACCCCACTCTTCTCTGCTTGCGTCGAGGGCCACGTTGACTGTGTCAAGGTCTTGCTGGAAAAG GGCGCCGACAAGTATCAGCTCGATCCGGACGGCAAGACATTAATCGAGTCGGTCACCGACGAAGCCATCAAGGCGCTTCTCAAGTGA